The Musa acuminata AAA Group cultivar baxijiao chromosome BXJ1-3, Cavendish_Baxijiao_AAA, whole genome shotgun sequence genome window below encodes:
- the LOC135618299 gene encoding uncharacterized protein LOC135618299 — translation MTTLIGAVVDMKIFAEHLLLHLEDNNCTSIFVCIVNNLNNYCLKCSPFSYSSVKMTSIDIVADIILVCLLICEDFEKGAYFKFSAMKVQVKLLNKWHIMPSSLVNSLALTADMVKSEENLPKF, via the coding sequence ATGACAACTCTGATTGGCGCAGTAGTTGACATGAAGATCTTCGCAGAGCATTTGCTTTTACATCTTGAAGACAATAACTGTACAAGCATATTTGTATGTATAGTAAATAATCTTAATAATTACTGCCTTAAATGTTCTccattttcttattcttctgtaAAAATGACTTCAATTGATATCGTAGCTGACATCATTCTAGTCTGTTTGTTGATTTGTGAAGATTTTGAGAAAGgtgcatattttaaattttcagcCATGAAGGTTCAAGTGAAGTTGTTAAATAAATGGCATATTATGCCATCTTCTTTAGTCAATTCTTTAGCTTTAACAGCTGATATGGTAAAGTCAGAGGAAAATTTACCAAAGTTCTGA